In Truepera sp., the sequence CCGGGGAGGCTGAGGCACAAGCCCACCAGCTCGTTCGTCGGGACGCCTGCTTCCTCAGCCAGCCTTCGGACCCCGTCCGCTATGACCCCCGCAACTGACGCAGGGGCATGGTTTTCGAGCGAGATGCGGGCCGAGGCCCGAATTTCCGCGTGCAAGTTGGTGAGGGCGACGGTGATGGTCTCAGCGCTGAGCTTCACGCCAACCACGTGGGCGTGATCATAATTGACCTCTAGCAGGATAGGTTTGCGCCCAGCTTTGATGGAGACGCCTTCCTCGGCCTCGTAGACGAGGCCTGTACGGATGAGGTCGGCGGTTAGCGACGTAACGGTGGCCGCGCTGAGGCCAGTGGTTCGCGCGAGCTGGTTGCGCGCGATCGGACCTTCTCGGTGAATCAGACCGAAGATCGCCGCGAGGTTGCTGCGACGGAGTTCGTCACGTGATGTTGCGGTGTTGCCGGGATGCGGCATGTACTCCTCGCGACCTCACAAGAATCATTGCTTTAGTAAATAGAACGATAGAGGGTGGACCTTGCCTTGTCAATAGCCAACCTACGTGCACTGCTTCGATGGCGCGCGCGACCCACCCACGACCCACCGATCCACATGCCCTACAGCGTTAGGCGAGGGAGCGACCAGCGCTTGATCTTTAGGTGGTGTCTGCAGCTCCTCCGAGGGTGTAGGCGAGCCGGCACGTCAAGGCCGCTGACGGCCGCCGAGGCGGTGGCGAACCCTAGGGCGCGACGAGGCCCCCGTACAGGTCGGGGCGACGGTCCCGATAGAACTGCCACAGGTCGCGTACCTCACGGATCATCTCCATGTCCAGGTCGGCGACCACCAGTTCGTCGTGGTCGCGGCTGCCTTCGGCGATGAACTGCCCGCGAGGGTCCACGAAGTACGACTGGCCGTAGAACTCTCCGATGTCCCATGGGCGTTCATGGCCAACACGGTTGATGGCGCCAACGAAGTAGCCGTTGGCGACGGCGTGGGCAGGCTGCTCGAGCTTCCACAGGTACTCTGAGAGTCCCGCCACCGTGGCCGAAGGATTGAACACGATCTCTGCGCCGTTGAGGCCCAGCGCTCGAGCGCCTTCAGGGAAGTGCCGGTCGTAGCAGATGTACACCCCGACCTTGCCGACCGCGGTGTCGAACACGGGGTAACCGAGGTTTCCGGGTCGGAAGAAGAACTTCTCGAAGAAGCCCGCGACTTGCGGGATGTGGGTCTTGCGGTACTTGCCGAGGTAACTGCCGTCGGCGTCGATGACGGCGGCGGTGTTGTAGTACACCCCGGTCATCTCCTCCTCGTACACCGGCACCACGATCACCATGCCGTACTGCTTGGCGAGCTCCATCATCATCTGCGTGGTCGGGCCGTCAGGCACGGCCTCGGCCGTCTCGTACCACTTGGAGTCCTGCGAGGGACAGAAGTAGGGACCGTAGAAGATCTCTTGCAGGCACAGGGCCTGGACACCCTGCTTGCCGGCCTCCTCGATCAGGGGGATATGTTTGTCGATCATCGCCTTCTTGATGGCGTGCAGATCGTCGTCGCCGGGGATGGGGTTGGAGGCCTGGATGAGGCCGCCTTTCACGGTTCGAGGCATGTGCTCTCCCTCCGAGGTCGGCCCCGCCTTGGTGGGGTCGCTTGAACTTGTCCTGGCCCGGTTCCTTTGGGTCGAGCGCGGCCTTACGGAGCCGGCAAGCGGATGTATCACGTTACATGACCGCAGGGATGCCTGCATGGCAGTTCGGCCCGAAGGGGGTGTGGGTGGCCGCGCGGGCGCCGCCACGGCGCAGCCGCGAAGGGCGAAACCGCCTAGCGCCTGCTACCCCCGCCCCTGGAGGGCTGCAGTGTCTGCCGTATGAGCAAGAACGCGGGGATGGCCGTGATGACCACGAGCGCCACGGCGTAGGGCGCGGCGGCGCTGAAGTCGAGCACCTCGCCGTCCGTCGTGGCCCACAGCGCCGTGGCCAGCGTACGCGTGCCCGTTGGGTGGAGGAGCAGGGTCATGGTGAGTTCCTTGCCCACGTTTAGGAGCACCAGGACGGCACCCGCGGCTATGCCGGGTAGGGCCAGCGGGAGGGTGACGCGGAAGAAGGTGGCCAGCCCGCCTATCCCCAGCGAGCGCGACACCTTGTCGAACTGGGGCGAGGCGTGGGCAATGCCGACCTGCTGCGCGCCCACGGCTATTGGCAGGAAGAGGATGATGTAGCCCGCGACGAGGAGCGCGCTGGTCTGGTAGAAGGGCGTGAGCCAGCGCACCGACAGGTAGACGAGTGCCAGCGACACCACCACGCCCGGTAACGAGTGCGCGATCCAGGTGGAGCGTTCCGTTAGGGTCGCCAGCCAACCCGGGTAGCGCACCGCCAGCAAGCTCACCGGAATCGCCACGACGCTGGCTACCAAAGCAGTGGCGACGGCGTACTGCGCGGTGTCTAGTGCGGCGCTCCCGAGGCGCGCCCAGTCGAAGCCGGCGCCGCCGGCGAGGACGAGGCGGGCGAGGCCGGTCACCATCGAGTAGAGCGGCACACCCAACGCGAAGATCGTCAACAGCACGCAGGCGCCTAGCCACACCGCCTTCGTGCGCCCCAGTCGCCAGGGAACGGCGGAGCGAGCGACGCCGCCGCCCATGCGGGTGGGGGTCGATCGGCCCCGCAAGAAGGCGTCAGCCGCAAGGAACAGGAGGGACCCGACGGCCAGCACCACCGAGAGCGCGCGGGCGGCCTCCGGCGCACTCAGCACGGTGACTCGCTGCACGATGGCGGTGGTGAGGGTCTGATAGCGCAGAAGCTCGAGCGCGCCGAACTCGGCGAGCATGTGCAGCGCGATGATCAACGAGCCCCCGGCTATGGCGGTGCGGAGTTGCGACAGGGTCACGCGGAAGAAGGCGAGGAACGGCCTGGCGCCCAGCGAGCGCGCTGCTTCCTCTTGCGCCGGGTCGAGGCCTCGCAGTGCCGCCATCACCGGCAGGTAGACGTAGGGGTAGAGGGCCAGGCTGAGCACGATGATGGCTCCGCGTAGGCCGTAGATGAAGGTGGACCGCGGCGCGAACTCGTAGCCGGCCGCGACCCACGTGTAGGAGGTGACGAACGCCGGGATGCCCAGCGGCAAGGCGAAGAGCACCGTCCAGAAGCGCTTGGCGGGCAGGTCCGTGCGCACCACCAGCACCGCCAGCGAGACGCCCAGCACGATGCTGGCAAGCGTTACGCCGACGGCGAGAAGGAGCGTGTGGCGTATCAGCGTTCCCGTGGTCGGGCTGGACAGCTCGTGCAGCAGCCGGGGGAGGCTCATGCCCCCCCGGAAGAACAGGTAGCCGACCGGCGTCAGCGCCAGTAGCGCGACGAGCACCGCCGGAACCACGAGCGCCAACGGCGGCTTGGCGCTTCGTGGCCGGCGGTGCTGCCCGGCGCGAGCCTCGGGTTCTGGGGTCATCTAGGGCTCGAAGGCCATCACGCCGTCGCCCTTCTCGCTATCAGATGATCCCGGTTGCGATGATCAGGTCACGGGCCTCGTCGACGCCCCCCAAGCTTCCCTGATCGACATCCGGCGGCGACAGTTCACTCAGCGGCTTCAGGCCCATCGTGCTCTCTACGCCCGGCGCCAGCGGGTACTGCGGCGTGGTGGTCGCGATGATCCGCTGACCGCCCTGGGGGTCGGTGAGCCAGGCGAGGAAGCGTTGGGCCTCGGCTTGGTGCGTGCTGGTCTTCAAGACCGCGGCGCCCGAGCTAAGGAGCAGCGCGCCGGCGTCGCCGTTATCCATGAAATGCACCTTGGAGGCCAGCTTGTCGGGCCCGCCCTGCTTCTCGGCCAGCAGGTACCAGTAGTAGTGGTTGCTCAGGCCGAAGGCGATCTGGCCCGCCTCGACGGCGTCGCGGACGGCGCCGTTCTTCTGCAGGTTCACGCCGTTCGCCTTGATGCCCTCCAGCCAGGCACGCGTCCGTTCCTTGCCGATGGAGGTGATGAGGTACGTGACGGTGCTGACGAACGCGCCGCTGGGTGCGTAGGCGAACTTGCCCTTCCACGCCGGATCCGTCAGGTCGAGGATGCTCCTGGGCAGCTCGTCTTCGGAGATGAGGCTCGGGTTGTAGAAGATGACCCGCGAGCGCGCGGCGTAAGCGACCCAATCGCCGCTGTCGGGGTTGAGGCGCTGGTCTACTTGTGCGAGCGTCGCCGGATCGACGGGCGCGAGGAGCCCCTTCTCGTCAAGAGCCGCGAGCTGCCCGGGTTCCTCGGTGATGAAGACGTCGGCCTGCGAGCGAGCGCCCTCCTCGAGGAGCTGGTTGGCGAGGTTGGCGTCTTTGCCGGAGCGCACCGCGACCTTGATGCCCGTTTCGGCCTCGAACGCGGCCGCGAGCGCCTCCCCGAGGGACTCATGTTGGCCGGAGTAGACCGTAAGCGTGACGTTGGTGGACGAACCGGCTTGAGCAGCGCCGTCCGCGAAGGCGGGCGCGAGGGCGGAGACGAGCGCTGCGCCGAGCAGCACGAGCAGGCCTACACGCGCCAACGACGGCAGACGCGTGGCACGGGGGGTTCCTTTAGCGAAGTTCACGGGGGGTTCCTCCTACTGGGACGTGTCCGGTTCTCAGGACACGGCAGTTTGATTTGTCCCGGCAGCGATGCAGCCGGTGGCTCCTTCGACGACGCGCACCCTGGCGATGTCGCCGATCGCGGGTAGCGCGTGCCCTTGCATGCGGACCTGGACCGGTGCGCCGCTACCGTCCGCGCCCAGGCGCAACCGCACCACGCTGTCGTGCCCGAAGAAGCTGGTGGCCACCACGCGGGCCGGGACGCCCACGTCGGCCAACTCCAGCTGTTCCGGGCGAAGCATCACCATGCACGCCCCATGGAAGCCCGGACCGACGCCGCCCGCCTGGACGGCGATGCAACCAAGGGCGCACTCGACGCTCGGAGCGTTGGTTGCGTGCCGAGGCGCGAGCTTCCCTGGTAGCAGCACCGCCTCGCCGATGAACGCAGCCACCTCGGCGTCGGCCGGGGTGACGTAGACGCCGCGGGGCGAGTCGGCCTGCACCACCTGCGCGTCACGCATGACGGCGATGTGATCGGCCAGCGACAGTGCTTCCTCCTGGTCGTGCGTGACCAGGATGGCGGTGGTGCCGATGCGGTGCAACAGGCTGCGGACTTCCTCGCGCAGCTCGGCGCGCAAGCCGGCGTCTAGCGCGGAGAACGGTTCGTCGAGGAGCACCACCTGCGGCTTTGGCG encodes:
- a CDS encoding nitrilase-related carbon-nitrogen hydrolase — protein: MPRTVKGGLIQASNPIPGDDDLHAIKKAMIDKHIPLIEEAGKQGVQALCLQEIFYGPYFCPSQDSKWYETAEAVPDGPTTQMMMELAKQYGMVIVVPVYEEEMTGVYYNTAAVIDADGSYLGKYRKTHIPQVAGFFEKFFFRPGNLGYPVFDTAVGKVGVYICYDRHFPEGARALGLNGAEIVFNPSATVAGLSEYLWKLEQPAHAVANGYFVGAINRVGHERPWDIGEFYGQSYFVDPRGQFIAEGSRDHDELVVADLDMEMIREVRDLWQFYRDRRPDLYGGLVAP
- a CDS encoding iron ABC transporter permease, with the translated sequence MTPEPEARAGQHRRPRSAKPPLALVVPAVLVALLALTPVGYLFFRGGMSLPRLLHELSSPTTGTLIRHTLLLAVGVTLASIVLGVSLAVLVVRTDLPAKRFWTVLFALPLGIPAFVTSYTWVAAGYEFAPRSTFIYGLRGAIIVLSLALYPYVYLPVMAALRGLDPAQEEAARSLGARPFLAFFRVTLSQLRTAIAGGSLIIALHMLAEFGALELLRYQTLTTAIVQRVTVLSAPEAARALSVVLAVGSLLFLAADAFLRGRSTPTRMGGGVARSAVPWRLGRTKAVWLGACVLLTIFALGVPLYSMVTGLARLVLAGGAGFDWARLGSAALDTAQYAVATALVASVVAIPVSLLAVRYPGWLATLTERSTWIAHSLPGVVVSLALVYLSVRWLTPFYQTSALLVAGYIILFLPIAVGAQQVGIAHASPQFDKVSRSLGIGGLATFFRVTLPLALPGIAAGAVLVLLNVGKELTMTLLLHPTGTRTLATALWATTDGEVLDFSAAAPYAVALVVITAIPAFLLIRQTLQPSRGGGSRR
- a CDS encoding extracellular solute-binding protein — encoded protein: MNFAKGTPRATRLPSLARVGLLVLLGAALVSALAPAFADGAAQAGSSTNVTLTVYSGQHESLGEALAAAFEAETGIKVAVRSGKDANLANQLLEEGARSQADVFITEEPGQLAALDEKGLLAPVDPATLAQVDQRLNPDSGDWVAYAARSRVIFYNPSLISEDELPRSILDLTDPAWKGKFAYAPSGAFVSTVTYLITSIGKERTRAWLEGIKANGVNLQKNGAVRDAVEAGQIAFGLSNHYYWYLLAEKQGGPDKLASKVHFMDNGDAGALLLSSGAAVLKTSTHQAEAQRFLAWLTDPQGGQRIIATTTPQYPLAPGVESTMGLKPLSELSPPDVDQGSLGGVDEARDLIIATGII
- a CDS encoding ABC transporter ATP-binding protein, encoding MSIGSQAVADAPMPGHGPSGRPAGAHADSTVLTVRGVSKTFSARPAPVRALREVDLEVVAGGLTAILGASGCGKTTLLRVIAGFDRPDSGEVRLGERVLTAAGVHVPPEQRGIGIVPQEGALFPHLNVAQNVGFGLSGWGLGALSGRARRQRAARVAELLELVGLPDHGTRRPDELSGGQQQRVALARALAPKPQVVLLDEPFSALDAGLRAELREEVRSLLHRIGTTAILVTHDQEEALSLADHIAVMRDAQVVQADSPRGVYVTPADAEVAAFIGEAVLLPGKLAPRHATNAPSVECALGCIAVQAGGVGPGFHGACMVMLRPEQLELADVGVPARVVATSFFGHDSVVRLRLGADGSGAPVQVRMQGHALPAIGDIARVRVVEGATGCIAAGTNQTAVS